In Alteromonas sp. V450, the following proteins share a genomic window:
- the mnmG gene encoding tRNA uridine-5-carboxymethylaminomethyl(34) synthesis enzyme MnmG: MFYAEAFDVIVVGGGHAGTEAALAAARMGANTLLLTHNIETIGQMSCNPAIGGIGKGHLVKEIDALGGAMALAIDKGGIQFRTLNSSKGPAVRATRAQADRTLYKNAIRDIVENQENLTLFQQSVDDLIVENDQVCGVVTQMGLKFKAKSVVLTVGTFLGGTIHIGLENYRGGRAGDPPSIALADRLRALPFRVDRLKTGTPARLDARSLDFSVMQPQPGDNPTPVFSFMGDRSMHPTQIPCYITHTNEKTHDIIRGGLDRSPMFTGVIEGIGPRYCPSIEDKITRFADKTSHQIFVEPEGLNSIEVYPNGISTSLPFDVQMNLVRSIKGFENAHIVRPGYAIEYDFFDPRDLKQTLETKFIRGLFFAGQINGTTGYEEAGAQGLVAGANAALQVQEKDPMILRRDQAYMGVLIDDLATMGTKEPYRMFTSRAEYRLLLREDNADSRLTAMGREIGLVDDARWAKFNDKMEAVESELQRLRGQWIHPDHAATPELNTMLKNPVSREHSLEELIRRPEMTYSQLMEIESVGPGLEDPIAAEQVEIQIKYAGYIARQMDEIAKTQRHENTLLPVDMDFSKISGLSNEVVAKLTEARPETIGKASRISGITPAAISLLLVYLKKHGMLRKQEKISA; the protein is encoded by the coding sequence CTGAAGCATTTGATGTCATCGTTGTAGGTGGTGGACATGCAGGAACAGAAGCGGCACTTGCAGCTGCGCGCATGGGTGCAAATACGCTTTTACTTACTCACAATATTGAAACGATAGGCCAAATGTCGTGTAACCCTGCAATTGGCGGGATCGGTAAAGGTCACCTTGTAAAAGAAATTGATGCGTTAGGTGGTGCAATGGCACTGGCTATCGACAAAGGCGGTATTCAGTTTAGAACTTTAAACTCTTCTAAAGGCCCGGCGGTGCGTGCAACGCGTGCGCAAGCAGACCGTACGCTTTACAAAAATGCCATTCGCGACATTGTTGAAAATCAAGAAAACCTAACCTTGTTTCAACAAAGCGTTGATGATCTGATTGTTGAAAACGATCAAGTGTGCGGCGTTGTTACGCAAATGGGCTTAAAGTTTAAAGCCAAGTCAGTAGTTCTGACAGTAGGAACTTTCCTTGGCGGCACCATACACATTGGCCTTGAAAATTATCGTGGCGGTCGTGCGGGCGATCCACCGTCTATCGCACTTGCAGATAGACTACGTGCCCTTCCGTTTCGTGTTGACCGTTTAAAGACCGGGACACCGGCAAGACTTGATGCACGATCGTTAGATTTTTCTGTAATGCAGCCTCAGCCTGGTGACAATCCTACGCCGGTATTCTCGTTCATGGGTGATAGAAGTATGCACCCGACACAGATCCCGTGTTATATCACCCACACTAACGAAAAAACCCACGACATCATTCGCGGTGGGTTAGATCGCTCACCTATGTTTACCGGTGTTATCGAAGGTATTGGACCGCGCTATTGCCCAAGTATCGAAGATAAGATCACCCGTTTTGCAGACAAGACATCGCACCAAATTTTTGTTGAGCCAGAGGGTTTAAACAGCATTGAAGTTTATCCAAATGGTATTTCAACCAGTTTACCATTTGACGTACAGATGAACCTTGTCCGCTCGATCAAAGGTTTTGAAAATGCGCACATTGTTCGCCCGGGTTATGCGATTGAATATGATTTCTTTGATCCACGCGATCTGAAACAAACGCTGGAAACCAAGTTTATTCGAGGTTTGTTCTTTGCTGGCCAAATTAACGGTACCACTGGCTATGAAGAAGCGGGTGCGCAAGGGTTAGTAGCAGGCGCAAACGCAGCGCTACAAGTTCAAGAAAAAGACCCGATGATTTTACGCCGTGATCAGGCATACATGGGCGTGCTTATCGACGACTTAGCCACCATGGGTACGAAAGAACCGTACCGCATGTTCACTAGCCGTGCTGAATACAGACTTCTGCTTCGCGAAGACAATGCCGATAGCCGTCTAACTGCAATGGGCCGAGAGATTGGTCTTGTTGATGATGCGCGCTGGGCGAAGTTTAACGACAAGATGGAAGCGGTAGAAAGTGAACTACAGCGTTTACGCGGTCAGTGGATCCACCCTGATCACGCGGCAACGCCAGAACTCAATACCATGCTTAAAAATCCGGTGAGTCGTGAACATTCTCTTGAAGAGCTGATCCGCCGACCTGAAATGACCTACAGCCAGTTAATGGAAATTGAAAGTGTTGGCCCAGGTCTTGAAGATCCGATCGCCGCGGAGCAAGTGGAAATTCAAATTAAGTACGCTGGCTACATTGCCCGACAAATGGATGAGATCGCGAAAACGCAGCGACACGAAAACACATTGTTGCCGGTTGATATGGATTTCAGCAAAATTTCTGGCTTGTCGAACGAGGTTGTAGCCAAGTTAACTGAAGCCAGACCGGAAACTATCGGTAAAGCATCGCGTATTTCGGGCATTACCCCGGCGGCCATTTCATTACTGCTGGTTTACCTTAAAAAACACGGCATGTTGCGCAAGCAAGAGAAAATTAGTGCGTAA